One genomic window of Streptomyces sp. WP-1 includes the following:
- a CDS encoding N-acetylglutaminylglutamine amidotransferase, whose product MCGLSGEMRFDGTRPDPAAVERMSDRLAPRGPDGQGIWTRDAVALGHRRLKIIDLSERGAQPLTDATGEVTGVFNGCIYNYRELRAELAALGHRFRSTSDTEVVLAAYRQWGTACVDRFLGMFAIALVEHRTGRLILIRDRLGIKPLYLARTAGRLRFASSLPALLAAGDVDTSLDPVALHQYLSWHATVAAPRTVLAGVRKLPPATVRVVEPDGTHRDHRYWQPSYTRRPEHLGMDAAEWRDAVLDALRTAVQRRMVADVPVGVLLSGGLDSSLIVALLADEGQRDLATFSVGFEAEAGDEGDEFRYSDLVAREFATDHHQLLVPSRRVSTALDGAVAAMSEPMMSHDVVAFHLLSEQVSRHVKVVQSGQGADEVFAGYHWYPRLADAAREEEPERYAETYFDRSHEDLAAVLRPEMLPEDDVCGRFVREHMAAPGAETALDAALRLDTHVMLPDDPVKRVDNMTMDWGLEARVPFLDHELVELAAACPPELKLADGGKGVLKEAGRKLVPPEVVDRPKGYFPVPAITHMAGPVLEKVRDALSAPEAKRRGVFQDSYIAALLAAPDRHRTRRGANALWQVALLEIWLQTHGI is encoded by the coding sequence ATGTGCGGTCTGAGCGGTGAGATGCGCTTCGACGGCACGCGGCCCGATCCGGCGGCCGTCGAGCGGATGAGCGACCGGCTCGCCCCCCGGGGCCCCGACGGGCAGGGGATCTGGACGCGGGACGCCGTGGCCCTGGGACACCGGCGGCTGAAGATCATCGACCTCTCCGAACGCGGGGCCCAGCCCCTGACCGACGCCACGGGAGAGGTCACCGGCGTCTTCAACGGTTGCATCTACAACTACCGGGAGCTGCGGGCGGAGCTGGCCGCCCTCGGCCACCGGTTCCGGTCCACCTCCGACACCGAGGTCGTCCTCGCCGCGTACCGGCAGTGGGGGACCGCCTGCGTCGACCGCTTCCTCGGCATGTTCGCGATCGCCCTGGTCGAGCACCGCACCGGCCGGCTGATCCTGATCCGCGACCGGCTCGGCATCAAGCCCCTCTACCTGGCACGGACAGCCGGGCGGCTGCGCTTCGCCTCCTCGCTGCCCGCGCTGCTCGCGGCCGGTGACGTCGACACCTCGCTGGACCCGGTCGCCCTGCACCAGTACCTCAGCTGGCACGCGACCGTGGCCGCGCCCCGCACCGTGCTGGCGGGGGTGCGCAAGCTCCCCCCGGCCACCGTGCGGGTCGTCGAGCCGGACGGCACCCACCGCGACCACCGCTACTGGCAGCCGTCGTACACGCGCCGCCCCGAGCATCTCGGCATGGACGCCGCCGAGTGGCGGGACGCGGTGCTGGACGCGCTGCGCACCGCCGTACAGCGGCGCATGGTCGCGGACGTCCCGGTCGGTGTCCTGCTGTCCGGGGGCCTGGACTCCAGTCTGATCGTCGCCCTGCTGGCCGACGAGGGGCAGCGGGACCTGGCGACGTTCAGCGTGGGCTTCGAGGCGGAGGCCGGTGACGAGGGCGACGAGTTCCGGTACTCCGACCTGGTCGCCCGGGAGTTCGCCACCGATCACCATCAGCTGCTGGTCCCCTCGCGGCGCGTGTCCACGGCGCTGGACGGGGCGGTCGCGGCGATGAGCGAGCCCATGATGAGCCACGACGTGGTCGCCTTCCACCTGCTGTCCGAGCAGGTCTCGCGGCACGTCAAGGTCGTCCAGAGCGGGCAGGGCGCCGACGAGGTCTTCGCCGGATACCACTGGTACCCGCGCCTGGCCGACGCGGCCCGCGAGGAGGAGCCGGAGCGGTACGCCGAGACCTACTTCGACCGGTCGCACGAGGATCTCGCCGCCGTCCTGCGCCCGGAGATGCTGCCCGAGGACGACGTCTGCGGCCGGTTCGTCCGGGAGCACATGGCGGCGCCCGGGGCCGAGACGGCACTCGACGCGGCCCTGCGCCTGGACACCCACGTCATGCTGCCGGACGACCCGGTCAAGCGGGTCGACAACATGACCATGGACTGGGGCCTGGAGGCCCGCGTGCCGTTCCTCGACCACGAGCTGGTGGAACTCGCGGCCGCCTGTCCGCCGGAGCTGAAGCTGGCCGACGGCGGCAAGGGCGTTCTCAAGGAGGCCGGGCGCAAACTCGTGCCGCCCGAGGTGGTCGACCGTCCCAAGGGCTACTTCCCCGTCCCGGCGATCACCCACATGGCCGGTCCCGTCCTGGAAAAGGTGCGCGACGCGCTGAGCGCCCCCGAGGCGAAGCGCCGCGGCGTCTTCCAGGACTCCTACATCGCCGCACTCCTCGCGGCCCCCGACCGACACCGCACCAGGCGCGGAGCGAACGCGCTGTGGCAAGTGGCTCTGCTGGAGATATGGCTTCAAACACACGGAATCTGA
- a CDS encoding prolyl oligopeptidase family serine peptidase, whose protein sequence is MASNTRNLTAGDATARNPAADPGAEDPPDTGTAGAGRPSPARPAERPAQHPDGTADPPPTASDGSAASDGPATSDGPAAAFAAPARVPLPDASGPRDAPTRLIAHGCWYPSADPSGNRLAFICDRGGVPQLWTGPADGEPVRLLDDGPDPVREVSWAPDGRWIAYTTAPGGGEHTRVLCVRPDGSDRQILAGAEPGSSAYLGCWAHDGSAVTVTVAVPTGPPAPAAPSGFDNTGADGPSDPGTGRALGLSDGRLPDHWQGRAGDTELLGPAPHTDGGPALPSPSVTVGRAPVGAPGGTLPATGFGDGLSAYLVDPDAVAAPVLIAAVKDAATLRVCDLSRDGTLALLRRGPRGRREAVVLRTADHVTTCVMPVADGDPWIGSFSPRADVLRLRSNAHREFAVLLAAELGPDGRPLGWSTVAAREGSDLELLRYTRDGATAVLAWNVRGMSDVEILDRETGTEADTGKGADTRPGEGTARSSRHVSLPHEVVTRITDADSRLALALSGSRRRPGIWWLPDGATPVRTPWSSRDEDAVPPGRPPVRPVPLRPTARDGLQLNGWYYRAPGRAPGEPAPCVIHLHGGPEDQERPVLDPLYHEILGRGLDIFAPDVRGSSGYGRSFVDADLGRGRFAALDDVADCTAHAVLAGPADPSRLAVMGRSYGGYLTFASLVWHPDLFRTGVAVCGMSDLATFFEGTEPWIAQSAAHKYGHPERDRELLRELSPMSRIDALRAPVFAVHGEHDTNVPPRESEQFVRAARERGVPAELLTLREEGHDFLRADNRRLFRRAAADWLQRHLNG, encoded by the coding sequence ATGGCTTCAAACACACGGAATCTGACCGCAGGGGACGCGACCGCACGCAACCCGGCCGCGGACCCCGGCGCGGAGGACCCGCCCGACACCGGCACGGCCGGTGCCGGACGGCCGTCCCCCGCGCGCCCGGCCGAGCGTCCCGCCCAGCACCCGGACGGAACCGCCGACCCGCCCCCGACGGCCTCGGACGGCTCTGCGGCCTCCGACGGCCCGGCGACCTCCGACGGCCCGGCCGCCGCCTTCGCCGCGCCCGCCCGCGTCCCGCTGCCGGACGCCTCCGGGCCCCGCGACGCGCCGACACGGCTCATCGCGCACGGCTGCTGGTACCCCTCGGCCGACCCGTCCGGCAACCGGCTCGCCTTCATCTGCGACCGGGGCGGCGTGCCCCAGCTGTGGACGGGTCCCGCCGACGGCGAGCCGGTACGACTGCTCGACGACGGCCCGGACCCCGTACGGGAGGTGTCCTGGGCGCCCGACGGCCGCTGGATCGCCTACACCACGGCGCCCGGCGGCGGCGAGCACACCCGGGTGCTGTGCGTGCGCCCCGACGGCAGCGACCGGCAGATCCTGGCCGGCGCCGAACCGGGCAGCTCCGCGTACCTGGGCTGCTGGGCGCACGACGGATCGGCGGTCACGGTCACCGTCGCGGTCCCCACCGGGCCGCCCGCCCCGGCCGCCCCGTCCGGGTTCGACAACACCGGCGCCGACGGCCCGTCCGACCCCGGCACCGGTCGCGCCCTCGGCCTGTCCGACGGTCGGCTCCCGGACCACTGGCAGGGCCGCGCGGGCGACACGGAACTGCTCGGCCCCGCCCCCCACACGGACGGGGGCCCGGCCCTGCCGTCGCCGTCCGTCACGGTGGGGAGGGCCCCGGTCGGCGCCCCGGGCGGGACCCTCCCGGCCACCGGCTTCGGCGACGGGCTCTCGGCGTACCTGGTCGACCCCGACGCGGTCGCCGCCCCCGTCCTGATCGCCGCCGTGAAGGACGCGGCGACGCTGCGGGTGTGCGACCTCAGCCGCGACGGGACGCTCGCCCTGCTGCGCCGGGGACCGCGCGGCCGGCGCGAGGCGGTCGTGCTGCGCACCGCCGACCATGTGACGACGTGTGTGATGCCGGTGGCCGACGGGGACCCGTGGATCGGCAGCTTCTCCCCCCGCGCGGACGTCCTCCGGCTGCGCAGCAACGCCCACCGGGAGTTCGCGGTCCTGCTCGCCGCCGAACTCGGCCCGGACGGACGGCCGCTCGGCTGGTCGACCGTCGCCGCACGCGAGGGCAGCGACCTGGAACTGCTGCGGTACACCCGCGACGGCGCCACCGCCGTGCTCGCCTGGAACGTCCGGGGCATGAGCGACGTGGAGATCCTGGACAGGGAGACCGGAACGGAGGCGGACACGGGGAAGGGCGCGGACACCCGACCGGGAGAGGGCACCGCCCGCTCCTCCCGGCACGTCTCCCTGCCCCACGAGGTCGTCACCCGCATCACGGACGCCGACTCCCGCCTGGCGCTGGCCCTTTCGGGGTCCCGTCGGCGCCCCGGCATCTGGTGGCTGCCCGACGGCGCGACCCCGGTCCGCACCCCGTGGTCCTCCCGGGACGAGGACGCCGTACCGCCCGGCCGCCCGCCCGTCCGACCGGTCCCGCTGCGCCCCACCGCCCGGGACGGGCTCCAGTTGAACGGCTGGTACTACCGCGCCCCGGGGCGCGCGCCCGGCGAACCGGCGCCCTGTGTCATCCATCTGCACGGCGGCCCCGAGGACCAGGAACGCCCCGTCCTCGACCCGCTGTACCACGAGATCCTCGGCCGGGGACTGGACATCTTCGCGCCCGATGTCCGCGGATCCTCCGGCTACGGCCGGTCGTTCGTGGACGCGGACCTGGGGCGGGGCCGGTTCGCCGCCCTCGACGACGTGGCGGACTGCACCGCCCACGCCGTACTGGCCGGTCCCGCCGACCCGTCCCGGCTCGCGGTGATGGGCCGCTCGTACGGCGGCTACCTCACCTTCGCCTCCCTGGTCTGGCATCCGGACCTCTTCCGGACCGGCGTCGCGGTGTGCGGCATGTCGGACCTGGCGACGTTCTTCGAGGGCACCGAACCCTGGATCGCCCAGTCGGCGGCCCACAAGTACGGCCATCCCGAACGCGACCGCGAACTGCTGCGGGAGCTGTCGCCGATGTCCCGGATCGACGCGCTGCGGGCACCGGTGTTCGCGGTGCACGGGGAGCACGACACCAATGTGCCGCCCAGGGAGTCGGAGCAGTTCGTACGGGCGGCACGCGAGCGCGGTGTGCCCGCCGAACTCCTCACCCTGCGCGAGGAGGGACACGACTTCCTCCGCGCCGACAACCGCCGGCTCTTCCGCCGTGCCGCCGCCGACTGGCTGCAACGGCACCTGAACGGTTGA